The genomic segment gagaacCCGTGGCGCTGTGATTGTGCTCTCGGCTGGCTGAGAACTTGGATCAGAGAGGATGGCCAGCGTCTGTTGAGCTCTGCTGAACAGCGCCGGCTGATGTGCTCTGAACCACCTCGCCTGTCCCATCTCAGTTTGGTGGAGGTGGCTCCCAACAGCCTGGTCTGCATTCCCCCCGTGGTGCAGTTGGAGCCAAGCCACCTGACTGTGCGACTAGGGGAAAGCCTGCGAGTCTCCTGCCAGGCCTCGGGGTACCCTCAGCCTCAGGTAACCTGGAAGAAAGCCTCCCATGGCAAGCCCCAGTTGTCACCTCGAGGACTGGTTCAAGAGCTGGGACCCAATGGTGAGCTCTTCAGGCCTGGGAGTGCTGGAGGAGTGGTGACAGCCCTGCCCagtggagggatgaaggtcaGAGGTGTGGGAGGAATCCAGGGGCCTGTGCGAGGGACCGAGGAGGGCGGTGAGAGGGACAGCTTTGACCCCGACATGGGCAGCGGAATGCTGTTTCTTAGCAATGTTACTGTAGCACATGCTGGGCGCTACGAGTGTGAAGCCTGGAACCCTGGAGGTGTAGCTAAAGTCACCTTTCATCTGGCTGTCAACATGTCCTCTTCTTCGTATTCATCCCAGTTCTGGCCTCGTTTCAACACGCActcctttgtctcctcttcatctAACTCCTTCTATCAGCCGGAGGTTCTGGATGTCAGCCAGGAGCCGCTCTATGAACAGGACAGCATGGACTTCAACGCTCTTGGACCGGCTACACAGACGGCCATCGCTGTCGGCATCTCTTTGCTTGCACTCACCGCCGTCCTCCTCTTGATCATGATCTACAGTCGTCACCAGCAGATCCGCAAAGAAGAAGGCGGCTCCTTCTGTACAAGCAAGGAAGAGAGCATCCTCTATGTGAACGATTACTCTGATGGACCCACCACCTTTGCGCAGCTAGAGGAGTACCGCGACGACCACGGCCACGAGATGTATGTACTCAACAGAACCAAGCCCGTCCCGGGTTCCGCGTCCTCCAGGTGTCCCATGTTGAGCGGGTTCGTCCAGCAGAAAAGCATGAAGGACGCGCTCCTCGACCACGAAATGGTGCAGACACTGACCAGATCAGGGGGGATGGGGCTTCGCAGAAACCCAGCAGACGGAGGAGAGGGACCCCTGACAACAGACCCGGAGGAGCTTTTCCTCAGTCAGAGCCTCCTCTTCGGATCGCAGGTTGCCTACGAGATCCACTGCTAAAGGGATTTAATTAGGTTCTGACAAGAAAACACACGATTATGGACTTAAAGACATAACTGGAAATCACCTTGATGCAAAGATTCAAAGCATCACATAATTAAAAAGGACAGTTAGTTAGTGGTTGCTGGGGAAAACCTGATTCAGCCGCTCAGAGACTCTTATCtgattgattttattactttaaatGGAACAGAGGCATAAACAGGACCTGGAGTCAACCCTTTAGAGATAGGTTAAAGTGGCTAACTTATTAGAAACAGTGCAGCACATAAGGGAACTGAcaaatggattttaaaaaagtgactcatgttttgtaccttttgttCTCTTtaggtttgttttctgtgttttgtcagTGTTTTGTGCAATCTAATAAAGCTAAATTTCACTGTGAAGTACAGATGTTTTGTGGACCCTGTTTCAGACCCCATTAGAAATAGACCTGATCAGATCCTCTAACTGAAACGACATTGTCACTACATATACCCGTGAGTGGGCGGAGGTGGGTGGATTTAattaaagaggttttttttagaaTGCAGCTAAAAGTCTTTTGTTTATAACATTTCATTGTATTCCTTGATGTTaacatgtcatgtttttctACTCATTTGTTTGCAACAATAGACAAGGGAttcatgtttctgttgtctGAAATTAAATCTACGGTGGAATTAACATCCGTCTGTAACAAGAATTTTAATGTgaatattgtatattttgtcttttgtttctaataaaatgtattgaaaaagaTTGAACGTTTCTTTCTTGCCAAAGAGATACTGGTCTCTTCAAACATATAGAGGGGTTGTTTAGGGGTACTAATCCATGATGAGTGTGCTAAAAACAGTATATGAAAGTGAGCACAGCCCTTGTTTGAAGTATACAGTGTACAGTATACAGCCATGGACTGTTAGAAAAATATACTGGCACTTGAATAAGTAATTGAGTTCAAGaatgtgctttattttttttatttgtattttttttgagAAACAGTTCTTCATTTCTCCATCTGCAGTGCACTTCATCAGATGAGCTGTTCAGGTCAGTGGTTTACAGGatagaaaaacaagacaagaaaagaTAGTtataatggaaaaaaacatcCCACTGATGATGGGTATAGTGGGCGGATAAGCTATCAAAGTtataaagttaaacatttcaTGCTCAAGGCTCATTCATTGGCTGGTTTATTAGTTAGTTAATAAAAgggtttaacaaaaaaagaggtGAGAGTTCCTGCTGGTCGctgattaaagttgttttttatacTACAGAGAATTAAAGGGCTTTTAAGAGCTTGCTAGCACAGCAGGGGGAATGGAATGAAAAACAGACTGATTTTTATAAACCAGtactgatgtctctttatgagCTAGAaaagcacacaagacaatcagGAAGAAGATTgtcttcaaaaatatttttaatgtgtgcAGGCAAGGGTCAGGCATCACTGCACGAGATGAACTACCcactgcagaaacagacttGTTCAGAATGAGATTCAGCAGAAGCGCTGTAACAAAGCTTTGTGTTCTACAAATAGTAAGTTACACAAAGGCTTCACTTTGGCTTACAGTAAGTAAGCAGCGTAGCTTAGTCTGttgggttgggaaccgaagGATCACCGGTTCAAggcccggtgcggaccaaagtgtggaagttggtctggttgctggagaggtgtcagatcacttcctgagtacttcTGAGGTGATCTGAagcaaggcacttaacccccccccccaacagctCCCTGTGTAGCAATCTGTAGCAGCGCCACTcggacatctctccattaaagcatGTCCACGggtcatgtttgtgcatgtgtgtactgTAACTCaggagtgtaaaaccagaaccTCCCCAtggagataaataaagtatgtaaaattaaataaaaactgaaaagatACGGACTTTCTTGTGATTCACCATTACAGATGTGAAGTTTGCCAAAATATCAATATCCTGATGCAGTTTGTAAAAAAGTAAGAATGCAAACCTCTGTCTTCatgaggaaagaaaacaactttcaaaatgCTAAACTGCTCGTCTGTTGAGTGGTGAGGTGTAGCAGAGGCCAAGCTGAGACGGGCCCCTTAAAACTGCTGATAAACAACCACTGTACAATGTGCCCAGCAGTCAGAcagatcagccacgcccctaaaTATGCTTAACTTTTAGCCTTAATATAATCACAACAGATGAGTATTAAAAGAACTCACCAAATACAGACACTaagctattcagaccaaaaactgttctttgaaccaggctgtaaacatgattatttttcaacacGGCCGTCAATGGAACTTCgtgggcttttgcagccagcctcaagttaacacttgaggaactgcccTGTTTTGCACATctgctttggcttcatttttctaaTCCAGAAGGTGCCACTTGGACGATGTGTTGCTGCTTTTTCTGTCCAAACTGCCTTTTTCCCAACAAGCAGCAAAGCCTGCTGATGCTAGATTGACCAATTCTGACGTCACAAATACTACATACTGAAACCAAAACACGTTTCGTACTAAAGTCCAGTCCCATGTGTACAGATTCTTGAGTTGGGGCCTAAGAGTTGGAATACAGTAAAATACATACACCCAATAACAACAATCCAGAGGGATAGATAATCCAATGTATTGTATGTGAAATAAACTACTTTTTTGACATAGAAATAAACAGTGAACTTCAGATAACACTGGATGTACAGATATACCATCAGCAGCCCCATCGTAGACAGACAGTGGAGCTAATATCAGcgacaaaagaagagaaaaaagagctgACAGAAATCCATCACAACAGCTCCTTATCACAACTGACGATGGATTATGCAGCCTATCTCACACAATAGAATAGGAAATACTCTTATTCTAGTAGTTCGATGTAGCAAATGGATTTCCTTTGTGTCCATTGTGATACAATCCTCTGGATATGTCATTACATGTCCTACATCACAATGGTTGTCATGGCCACAATGGCAAAAGCCCAAGATGTCCAGGTTTCAGCAAGACTAACAGCTTGATTGTCATTTTTCAGGGCGAATgcgatttaatttttttttttcacagactgCACGCTGAGTGTAAAACTGTTGTTTCATTTTCCTACAAAGTGCACCTCCTCTAATCACTCGGCATTATTTTCCAGACAAACCCACCAGTGTACCTGCAGGCGCGGGCTGTTGATCAGAGACCGCCATAATTGATTGAACAGCCAGAAAATTATGCAAAACTAATACTAATGATTGCAGTGATgtgaaaatcaacattttaatgttctgctgctgctaaaCGCAACCCACTGAGGGCACAGGATGCATTTTACTTTCCCCCAAAATGCACATGCACTTTGCAATGCCGCATAGACCACTGTATATGAGCTATGTGAGTGGATTATTCAACCATTAATGATATAGAAAAATGTCAATGGCTATCGAACTGAATATTGAAGATACAAGAGAGCCAGTTATTTTCAAAGCCCTGAATATATTTTATGCTTGTGTGGGAGATTACAGTCCCAGTTCAGGGTATTGAAAAGCTCAAGGATTGTCAGGGACAGATGTAAGCATTCaaattcaattcacttcacaAAAGAAGATGTAACTCAAATTCATTGATACAGTACGATCATAACACACATTATTGCAATTTAGATAATGGATGCATACTACTCTTAATTGCTGAGATGCTTCACATCTTACATTCCCGTTTCTCTCTTTAAAGTGAAGGTTACTGTCAATCAGCACGTGATTAAAGGGAAAGGATGCGGAGGAGTGAGACCTCCTGTTTCTCATACTAATGCTTCTTTTTGTCATTCCCCCCCCCAACCTTCTTTTATGTTCCTTTTCTCATCTCCTTTTCAAACTTGGGTGAACACGGGGGAATGAATTTTTTGTCGAGGTCAAATATGCGATATCTGGGACTGAATTATTAATGGATTCCTGCAAGGCCTCTACGACCACTTTTCCCAGAAGAAGGGTTTGTACAAATGTCTTTCTAATGTTCTGTGTCACTAATGTCGTGTTTTCATGTCAGCCTCACGTATTAGTTTTGGATTAATGGCTGCTTTTATGCCATGCTGAACAATTTTGAAAATATGTAGGGCACAGTGAGGTAATTCATGTCTTTTCATGTCTTTTCATGTCTAACAATAAAATAGGTTGGAGGaaatttcaatgtttttgttcacctgcAGAAGAAATGGAGCAAAAGTAGACGCAGAGTGGAAACAGTAATCAACCCCTGAGTGTATTGATTCACGTCCTACTCTAATGACATGTTTTTCAAGGTACTGTTTGATTACATCTGCAAGAGGAACGCAGTCAGACTTGAATGGATTGTATGCGTGACAATTTTACATTCAGGGTATGGATGAACAGCCTGTGATTTCTCACACAGGATGATTTAAAACCAGACAATCAATTCGGGGGGAGGCTATATTTTTTTAGCAGATGTAAGGCTGTCAAGAATTACACAGAcgtgtttaaataaaaactccTTTTGCAGGAATAGACAGAAAACTGGGTTGCAGAGTCCTGTAGAGAGAAAATTAGTCAATGACTCACACTGAATCTGAGTGTCCTTCTCGAAATCTTTAAAGCAATTTAGCCCTTTTTCGGTGGTTTCTTTCTCTTCTAATGGACCTGAGCTCTGCACAGCACAACAGCATAGTAATTGGTCACCTGTTGGAAACAAAATGAGTGCAAAAACatccatttgtttatttttaggatGCAGTATCTGGTTGGCATTAAGCAGCACGTTTTCTGTTATTATGGTTACAACATACTGACAGTCTCATGATCACATATACAGTAGCTGACTttaggctgtgtgtgtatgtgtgcgtgtgtgtgtgtgtgtgtgtgtgtgtgtgtgtgtgtgtttatttattgtattagtCAGACTAAGCATGCATCTTAGTCCGACTGAAATCGTACTAATTTCTCAAAGTCAGATGAACACAACtggcaggggcgtgtccagttTTTATTTGACTGGGATCAGTCACTTACACAGGGGTGGACAgatgtgtgatgtgtgcacaaactgacacaaataaatatcaatgattAACCCTTTCTAACCTCACCAGTCAGATCTACTTGTATAACAGAAGGTAATGGCagctacattttttaatgacacaaaaagacgATTCGATGgttcaaagtcacaatttaaagtacttaaaaatgtgtgcaaactcctgcaaactGTCTAACTGGCAAAGTTTTGGTCCCGACACATTGCCAGTTAGTTCATTGCAAGTAAGACAGCGTGCATTATTTTCCCATCAGATGTgcaaaaaagttttatttttacaattcaaagtaaaaattaaataaaggaaatatCCTACATTGATATATAGAGAAAACTACAGGTATCCTttgcacaaaaaacaacaactaatcGTTGGTTTTAAcataagtcccacctctgacaGGGCATATAGCCAGTTAAGGATTTTTAGGGTGGCACCTGGCCTCCATTCTGGACCCACCCCTGACAACTCAATGTAATGCAGTTGGGATCGTTTTACCCTTGCACATTCCTCAAGCAGGGCACACTGAGGCCCAGTTCCCCAGACTGTGCCCGAGCTCAATTGTCCCCCTTCCTCATTCCACTGttggcctgcactcacattgCTCTGGGTCCAACCGGGAGGTGTAGACGAAGATATAACTGAGTATAGTTCTGAAAAGTCAATTTTGAGACAAACAGTCAAAGTTAATATAAGGTTTTGGAACTGTTTCTCCTGTACCAAAGTTTGAGATGAATCTTTCACCAGAAAAAGGGCAGGAGGTTATTAATTTTGTCTCTTAATGTTTAGAATTGTTTTATTAGAAAAGCTcatgaaatcattactgctgagggctaaaggaatacaaggctcaatagagctatgactctctgtcagcctggctacagtgctgaagaGGTATCTTGGATagttttcattttctgattAGAGAGGAGTATCGGCAGCTCTACCAtgacatatatttatatatttgtcatGACTATCTTGTCAAATAAACAAGATTCTTCCATTTAGGTGGAACGCCACATTCGTTCAAGTTCACGTTTGTTTCAGCATACGATTTCTGAGTGGTACCATGAAGCCAGtctctgccgtttgataaccttctgttttaggggtGCAATaaaatcaagagtaactctcagggAATCTACATCACTGTCCACAAACTGatccagctgagagggactaaagttattatacattttcaacaaggttaaaacacggtactgaatcaaaagcagctgaaatagcttccatACATTTAGCTATAGCACTAttagataaacttctagagagcacatttgtATTAAGCAGAGTTAATTCTGGtaagaaaatgtcaaaagttATAAGGAAATgatctgatagaagaggattttctgggAAAACCGATTGATTATTATTTCAAAGCCAAAAACTCACAAggtccagggtgtggttaaaacaatgagtaggtttgtttacaccctgggtgagtctaataatgacatgaaagcttaTTGAAacatggattagtgttgtagttactctctgatgtacgtcgccttggataaaagcatctgttaagtgaattgtaaGATGTTCCACAAGGTGTTCCGCAAGGATCACTTCTAGGCCCTGTCTTCTTTACAATCTATGTCAACAAAAGCAGAAGAATGAAGTGTATTGTGAAGAGGCTCAACtgggtttatttcacttttacagaactttatgttgatttttaaaaggaGTTTAATTCGGTCAACCTTGTTAGTCTAGAAATGGCGGTAGTGCATCGTTTGGCATTGTTTTGATAGCAACGCCGTTAAATAAAGACAGTCCTATGTTTAAAAGAGCACTGTTGTCCAGCTTGAGCCTTGTTGTTTTATCAGTTAtaactgtttgtatttaatgaaTTCATGTTTCAACTGACTACTGTGCTGCTATAATGGTTTCAATAAAACCTAAACGGGGGAAAAGACGTGCATTTTGAGGCTAAATAATTATTAATGATTAATCGATAATT from the Labrus bergylta chromosome 4, fLabBer1.1, whole genome shotgun sequence genome contains:
- the lrrc24 gene encoding leucine-rich repeat-containing protein 24, producing the protein MVLLWFSRLLIILACIPHLSLGCPSGCRCYSLTVECGSLGVKEIPQGVPSATETIFLQDNSIVQIRLQDLTRLGSLHYLYLQNNSISAVEPGAFLSQGQLLELALNGNLIHLVTADMFRGLEHLRILYLAGNQITRVQDFTFRGLQRLQELHLQENSIELLADKALSGLSSLALLDLSRNHLRTLGALSLKPLVSLQVLRVTENPWRCDCALGWLRTWIREDGQRLLSSAEQRRLMCSEPPRLSHLSLVEVAPNSLVCIPPVVQLEPSHLTVRLGESLRVSCQASGYPQPQVTWKKASHGKPQLSPRGLVQELGPNGELFRPGSAGGVVTALPSGGMKVRGVGGIQGPVRGTEEGGERDSFDPDMGSGMLFLSNVTVAHAGRYECEAWNPGGVAKVTFHLAVNMSSSSYSSQFWPRFNTHSFVSSSSNSFYQPEVLDVSQEPLYEQDSMDFNALGPATQTAIAVGISLLALTAVLLLIMIYSRHQQIRKEEGGSFCTSKEESILYVNDYSDGPTTFAQLEEYRDDHGHEMYVLNRTKPVPGSASSRCPMLSGFVQQKSMKDALLDHEMVQTLTRSGGMGLRRNPADGGEGPLTTDPEELFLSQSLLFGSQVAYEIHC